One genomic window of Acidobacteriota bacterium includes the following:
- a CDS encoding general secretion pathway protein GspK, with protein sequence MSRRLVPHSSERGATLLTVLFIAFLMSAAALATTQAVTGMIASVRSTHGSQEASWLALAAAETAASALEQFRAQSADGVPPDADIALPSGKAQVHFADATNCFNINALVAAGASEPDAGALAANEDAFRRLLTAAGLTGTDAEALTRQTAAWIAAQKRDPAARGSWPGFRSPGELGAIEGFEPDVRLRLAPLLCARQPGLAGPVNINTLTRDELPVLAALLSDGAETGPLAGLVELRPAGGWLTVDEFILGLTERGIGLPESSASLLRTAPQAFRARVLIEAAGRKMIVEAELQPQADGRVRASQPRWEVLQ encoded by the coding sequence ATGAGCCGTCGCTTGGTCCCCCATTCTTCCGAGCGCGGCGCAACGCTGCTCACGGTGCTGTTCATCGCGTTCCTGATGTCGGCCGCTGCCCTTGCCACGACCCAGGCTGTCACCGGCATGATTGCCTCGGTGCGCAGCACGCACGGCTCGCAGGAGGCTAGCTGGCTGGCGCTGGCCGCCGCCGAAACCGCCGCCTCCGCGCTCGAGCAGTTTCGCGCCCAGTCCGCAGACGGCGTGCCGCCCGACGCCGACATCGCGCTTCCGTCCGGCAAGGCGCAGGTGCATTTCGCGGACGCGACGAACTGTTTCAACATCAACGCCCTCGTCGCTGCCGGCGCGTCCGAACCGGATGCCGGCGCGCTGGCGGCCAATGAGGACGCCTTCCGCCGCTTGCTGACGGCCGCCGGCCTCACCGGGACGGACGCTGAAGCGCTGACGCGCCAGACCGCCGCCTGGATCGCCGCGCAGAAGCGCGATCCCGCCGCGCGCGGTAGCTGGCCCGGCTTCCGTTCGCCCGGCGAACTCGGCGCCATCGAGGGCTTTGAGCCGGACGTCCGGCTGCGGCTCGCACCGCTGCTTTGCGCGCGCCAGCCCGGCCTTGCCGGACCGGTCAACATCAACACGCTGACACGCGACGAACTGCCGGTCCTCGCTGCGCTATTGTCGGACGGCGCGGAGACCGGGCCGCTTGCCGGCCTAGTCGAGCTGCGCCCTGCCGGCGGCTGGCTGACGGTAGATGAGTTCATCCTTGGGCTGACGGAACGCGGTATCGGTTTGCCGGAGTCGTCTGCGAGCCTGCTGCGAACGGCGCCGCAGGCTTTCCGCGCCCGCGTCCTGATCGAGGCGGCTGGCCGCAAGATGATCGTCGAGGCGGAATTGCAGCCGCAGGCGGATGGCCGTGTCCGCGCGTCGCAGCCCCGCTGGGAGGTGCTTCAATGA
- a CDS encoding type II secretion system protein M, giving the protein MNLMPSSVTRRDLIALGALAAVALACLLAINIIPSLRLDLAAARSRLADASALLEWSAQGATGTSSSVVQPVPAEQRSQKLIDLANRTGLPVSRLQNTERGIVIQFDKVSAQALFVWLAEAERDAGLVPTEAVIESEADGRITASLSFAGG; this is encoded by the coding sequence GTGAACCTGATGCCTTCATCTGTTACCCGCCGCGATCTGATCGCGCTCGGCGCGTTAGCTGCCGTTGCGCTCGCCTGTCTCCTGGCCATAAACATCATTCCCTCGCTCCGGCTCGATCTTGCGGCGGCGCGCAGCCGCCTCGCCGACGCCTCGGCGCTTCTGGAATGGTCCGCACAAGGAGCGACGGGCACTTCGTCTTCCGTGGTGCAGCCGGTTCCCGCCGAACAACGCAGCCAGAAACTCATCGACCTTGCCAACCGGACCGGCCTGCCGGTTTCGCGCCTCCAGAACACCGAGCGCGGCATCGTCATCCAGTTCGACAAGGTGAGCGCCCAGGCGCTGTTCGTCTGGCTGGCTGAAGCCGAGCGCGACGCGGGCCTCGTGCCCACCGAGGCCGTCATCGAATCCGAAGCCGATGGCCGGATCACCGCCAGCCTGTCATTCGCGGGGGGCTGA
- the gspN gene encoding type II secretion system protein N, with translation MRLTVSAIVFSLAAFVAALVWFMPMSAALRLSGLSGQGVSWSQALGRAVDGDIVGAAWQGWRIGQVSVRADLLRGLQAGPPLVADWSGPSSDGFARIGLGPGGAAFSGLEARLRLPARRIAGFGLEVPASSLRLQDGRFILANGACQSGEAAAASDAARKLGQAAGLGWPALTGTLRCEAGAWSLHLTGTSEAGAVFTLDAARRGPTRIRIEQLDPATAQALAFAGLETASGQVSIEIPYTE, from the coding sequence ATGCGTCTCACGGTCTCCGCCATCGTCTTTTCGCTCGCTGCTTTCGTGGCCGCGCTCGTCTGGTTCATGCCGATGTCTGCGGCGCTGCGCTTGTCCGGCCTGTCAGGGCAGGGCGTGTCCTGGTCGCAGGCGCTGGGCCGCGCTGTTGACGGCGACATTGTCGGCGCGGCCTGGCAGGGCTGGCGCATCGGACAGGTCTCGGTGCGCGCCGACCTTCTGAGAGGGTTGCAAGCCGGCCCGCCGCTCGTGGCCGACTGGTCCGGCCCGTCGAGTGATGGTTTCGCCCGCATCGGCCTGGGCCCCGGCGGCGCGGCGTTTTCCGGCCTCGAAGCGCGCCTTCGCCTGCCGGCGCGCCGCATCGCCGGCTTCGGCCTTGAAGTGCCCGCCTCGTCCCTGCGCCTGCAGGATGGCCGCTTCATTCTGGCGAACGGCGCCTGCCAGTCCGGCGAAGCCGCCGCCGCATCGGACGCAGCCCGCAAGCTCGGGCAGGCCGCCGGGCTCGGCTGGCCGGCGCTGACCGGCACGCTGCGCTGCGAGGCAGGCGCCTGGTCACTCCACCTGACCGGCACGTCGGAAGCCGGCGCCGTCTTCACGCTTGACGCGGCCCGGCGAGGCCCAACCCGCATCCGCATAGAGCAGCTGGATCCCGCCACGGCCCAGGCGCTCGCCTTCGCCGGCCTCGAAACCGCCAGCGGCCAGGTCTCCATAGAAATTCCTTACACTGAGTAG